A window of Procambarus clarkii isolate CNS0578487 chromosome 69, FALCON_Pclarkii_2.0, whole genome shotgun sequence contains these coding sequences:
- the LOC138355852 gene encoding uncharacterized protein → MIPTDLRSLDHVMIPTDLRSLDHVMIPTDLRSLDHVMIPTDLRSLDHVMIPTDLRSLDHVMIPTDLRSLDHVMIPTDLRSLDHVMIPTDLRSLDHEIIQTDLRSLDHVMIPTDLRSLDHVMIQTDLRSPSNNMILTDWRRN, encoded by the coding sequence ATGATCCCGACGGACCTAAGATCACTGGATCATGTGATGATCCCGACAGACCTTAGATCACTAGATCATGTGATGATCCCGACGGACCTAAGATCACTAGATCATGTGATGATCCCGACAGACCTTAGATCACTAGATCATGTGATGATCCCGACAGACCTTAGATCACTAGATCATGTGATGATCCCGACGGACCTAAGATCACTAGATCATGTGATGATCCCGACGGACCTAAGATCACTAGATCATGTGATGATCCCGACGGACCTAAGATCACTAGATCATGAGATTATCCAGACAGACCTAAGATCACTGGATCATGTGATGATCCCGACGGACCTAAGATCACTGGATCATGTGATGATCCAGACAGACCTAAGATCACCGAGTAATAACATGATCCTTACAGATTGGAGGCGAAATTAA